Below is a window of Nicotiana tabacum cultivar K326 chromosome 19, ASM71507v2, whole genome shotgun sequence DNA.
TATGCCAAAGATCTAAAGTTAATAGTATCAGAGGCAAAGTACATGACCCAAAATAGATGCAACTTTGTCCTTAGATATTATTGCTAAAATGTCTAAGCTTCCCTAGTTTGTCCATTTCTTGTTATATATAATGCTTTTACTGAAGTGTGAGGCAGAGTTTGAAGACAGCATATAGTTTTACCAAAGAACTATAATCAACCAGCATATTGAGAACTGTAAGGTCATATATAATCATAGTACAATTTGGCACTCAATATTAGCAGGCTATCATCACCTTTTTGTTCACCAAAAGAaagttcatgtttaaatataatttaactCGTTAAAATTGGATCAAATAGTTTTAAATAGTAAAGTCAAAACTGTATACAATTTGTTGTTCCATGGCATACAAAGTAACTTCATGAATTTctatgaaataaaaaaatgaaaaagtttTATTCAAAACTTCAAAAAGGTCCAACTGACTatcttgtgatatcttttggtaAATATTTTATCAATCATTTTCATGAAATAAGagctaacaatgaaagaaaggtgaatgttattttctttttatgctAGACATAGGAAAATTTATATGGATATTTAACTATGAAAATCCCCTAATACAGAAGTACTATTGTTTACACCAAAGGTTTTCACTCTCAAACTATGGCAACAGGTCATGTAGTTTGTTCCAGAGAATACCTTCCTTGACCTTTTCAAGCTATATCCAATCTGACATTGATGAAGAGCAGTTCTCAGGATAGTTTTTTTAATATGTAGTTCTTGGGAAAATCCACTAATGCAATTGTTAAAACAAGGTTGAGAATTCTCACCGTGATGTTTAGTACAGGAATTTTCACGTTTAAACAAAGACAAAGAATAGCGAACTACATTTTTCTTTCCACTCAACAATGAAAAAAATCCACATGTTAGTGATAGAACAAAACACAGATACTCATCATCCATTGCACAAGTCACCAAGGAACTTATAGGAAATGGAACACCAAAAATGACAAACTAAACCAGTAaaaggtaatttttttgttgCAAGGGGACAAATTTTTGGGGTTCTCACTCAAATGTTCAAGTAGAGCAATTCCATTTTCTAAGAAAGCTTACACATTCGACAAACCAAAAGAATGCACATATTGGTAACATTACAACATGAAGATACTCATCCTTCAGTTCGAATAATGGTGTTTCTGTCAGCCCTGTTCCACGAAATCCAGGATGTAGAGATGTGTAATTACGCAAGTCACCAAGGAAGTTATAAACATTATCGAAAAAGGAACACCAACAGTAACAGATGACTAGTGAGTATATAACTAATGGATATAAGTGGGATTGCATGCAACAATTTTTTTCTTGTTCAAGCATCAATAGGTACTCTGTGATGGGAAAAGATATAGTGTTTTACCAAAAATGCTACAGTCTTGCCAGTGCCAGTCTTTGCCTTGGCCAGAACGTCCTTACCTACAAATACAATTGATTACAACAGGCACTGTCATCATTAACACATATAATAGTGCTCAAGACAAAAAATCTTAGCAACAGACTAGGCAAGAGTAGCATTCTAATACATAGTATGTTTCTGCATGTAGAACCAGACTGGTTGAAGTGTGAACTTATGATTTACGGAGCCTTCAACCTCTATATATTAAGTGATGAATGTCATCCCAACACACTATGCTTTAAGCATCTAAAGATGAAGAGGCTAACCTTTCAGAATAGCAGGTAGAGTTGCCTCCTGCACTACGGTCATCGTTTCGTATCCAGCATCTTTAACTCCTTTCAGAGACAAGGGAGAGAGTGGAAACTTATCAAATCTGCAGGGAAAAGGATACAAATATTATCTAATAGAATAAGATATTTAAACTGACGGAACACAATGACTTTTCCTTGAGGTTACTTAGAGCATGGATATTACAGTATAACTGTCTTAAGAATTATAAGTTCTACAGAAGATGCATCTAAAACTGGACAATTTACCACATCCTTGGGCAAAATTCCTCAGTTCGTATAGAGACAAGCAAAAGAGCCACTCTGAACGTAATTGACGAGGTATAACTCATGCGCTCAACACCTTCATCTATGTTTCTTTATCAGTTTCCTTCATTTATGTTTTCCTACACTATGATTAAGCATATACAGTGTCTCTCTTCTTCCCATAATATTTGATGATATATTCTAAACTGTCATTAATCTAATGGCACACACAACAAGAATCCAGTCCTTCTCGGATTATCTCTTTATATTGTCTTTAAAATATTCCCCACTCACGACTATCACAGATCTAAATCTTAAGTGAGTTTGAAGtactgaataacaacaaccaCCTTACTCTCTTTTGTTAATAACAACAACCACCAAAATCCACATTGCTTTTCTAGCAACAGATTCGGCTACTTTTGGCACATAATTTCGAGTGCCATTATTTATTCATTATTTTACAAGCACGGCATGCTTCTAACAGCTCCATACAGCTACTCAAAAAGATTCTAACAATCAGCATGCTTCATAATACATAGTTAGTCATGAGTTTATAAGTTACCTGGTCTCAGTGAGGTGGGAATCACTTTTTCCAGTTGAGCGCGGGCCTGATGCCCTGGGACTGTCCTCCTTTTCCAAAGAGAACATTTTTCcatcctcaacctcatcatcttCATCAGATTCTTCACTTTCTTCCTCACTGTCGATCAAATCTCGAAACCCCTTATAAccactttcctcttcttcctcttcctcttcctcatccTCATTATCTGTATCATCTTCATCCAACAAAGTCGAACTCCCTCGCCCCATATTTGTCCCTTCTTTCCTCCCTAACCTATCACTACCACCTTGTCCTCGCATATCTCCATCATATCCACTACCAACCCTGCCCTTACCCCTCCTACTGTCACTCGGACCTGCCATTTCACTTCCAAACCTCCCTCCCTTCCTCTGAGAGGACTCCATCCGATCTCGGCCTCCACTTCTTCTACCCTCATTCCCACTCCCTATATCACTTCCAAACCTCCCTCCCTTCCTTGGAGAGGACTCCATCCGATCTCGGCCTCCACTTCTCCTACCCTCACTTCCActacctatatcacttccaaacCTTCCTCTCCTTGGGGATGACACCATCCTATCTCGACCTCCACTTCCTCTAGCCTCATTTCTACTCCCTCTATCATTTCCAAACCTCCCTCCATTTCTTGAATTCGACTGCATTTGACCTCTTCCTCCACTTCTGCCACCGTCCAATTCACTTCCAAACCTCCCTCCATTTCTTGAATTCGACTGCATTGGGCCTCCACTTCTCCTACCAGGCCcattaaaatcatcaaaatctaCATCTctccttctcttctcacctctcTCTTCTCCACCGCTACGTCTATtaccaaatttacccctaccacCATCATTATCATCACTATCACTATACACCTGAGTTTTCTTAAACGAATCGGACCTCAACCCGCTTACCCaatcactgagttcagcttcaTCTTCAATCAAGCTCTTCGAAATCCGCACCTCATGACCCGAACCCGAGCCGGGTCTTGATCTACCTGAGCGAGACGAGAACCTACGGAGCTCCAGTTGTTGGGCGGGTAAAATTGGAAATCCAATTGACCGATACTTGAGCTTGTGTGGGAACATTCTAGAAAAAACGGGTGTTGTTTTAGGCTTTAATGTTGAATTGCATTTCATGGTGGGAAAATGGGTAACTGGGAATGTAGAATTGAAGAAACGAAGCTGTGGTAAAAGCTTGAACGGCATGGAAAAAGGAGATAAATATATGGGgggaaattagggtttttggaAGGAGGAGAAGAATGAGGATAGGGTTTAAGCCTTATTTGCCCTCCTTTGGAGGGTTTAAGGGTAACGTTTGAGATTGAGAGGGAGGTATTTGTATGTCAGGCTACGACGACGTTCTATGACTGTAAATATAAATACGGCATCgtgccaaatatacccctctaatTTCGAAAATGTTGTCAGTATAcctctcgttatactattgggttatttatAACCCTGCAGTCAtattttgggttcaaatatacccctcatttaaacggaagGACACGTGTCATCGCCCtattggtcaattctaaatatctcctagttaattaaaaagactcattacccatacccgaaaaataaatttttttttttgtaaaaactgaaaaaaactgaaattatttttactaaaaattaaaaaaaacgaaaatatttttttttctccagtttttacaaaaaactactttcgaaaaaattgaaaaatattttctaaaataatatttttgtaaaaactgaaaaaaaaagaaactgaaaatcaattttctaaatcaactaaaaactggaaaaactgAAATATTattaactaaaaactgaaaaaaaaagaaaatatttattttttcagtttttacaaaaatattattttagaaaatacttttcagctttttttaaagcagtttttttgtaaaaattggaaaaatatatatattcatttttttcagtttttagtaaacacaaattcagtttttataaataaaaaaaactgctttagaaaattgattttcagcttctttttttcagtttttacaaaaatattgttttagaaaatattttttatttttttctaaagcagttttttgataaaaactggagagaaaaaaatattttcgtttttttcagtttttagtaaaaataatttcagtttttttcgatttttacaacaaaaaaaaaatcgtgTATGGGTAAtgagtatttttaattaattaggatatatttagaattgaccaacaaggCGATATCACGTGTCCCTCCATTTAAATGAGAGGtatatttgaactcaaagtatgactgtaggggtatagataacccaatagtataacgagaggTATTCTTAGACTattttcgaaagtagaggggtatatttggtcCTTTGACGATATAAATATGAAACAAGAAGGATAAATTATGTCATGAGTGCTTGGTGTTTGGTGTTATATTCAATTTGATCCCaacaattttattctttttcGTTTATCCACACACACTTCATTTTCTACACAATCGTGTCCAAAAAATTGGAGTCCATGTTATATCGATATAGTAGTTGAATTTGTCTGGAGACTTGtctaattgtgaatagattccAAATGTTTTTTTGACAATCATGGCGAACTAAAACCTTATAGGGTTAGCTAGAATTTGATAGATAAGACATTTGCCCTTGTATGGCGTCAATTGTATGGCGTCAATCCCCATACTTTCCGCTAGTTTGTTCGTTATGTACATCTAGTGCGAGTTTTGCATGTAATTAACAtacactttaaaaatattatttttttttatttctacatTCACGTGGaaatataattaaacaaaaagtTATCTCAAAAAAACTTTTTGTATAGTTTCATGCACGCATAATCTGAAATACTATATTATTAAAGCTAATCATAAGACAGTTCATCCCTATTGTTTAAGAATGGCAAAGGGACGGCACTATTttaattttatcatatttaatgAATCTAGTTTTTCGAATCCCGTTAATTATTGATATTAAATTTATACGCTGAAAATAATTTTCTATGAATTTtagagacatgagatacaatcaAACTACGCTATTATGTTTTCATGTCAATCATAACTATAATAAT
It encodes the following:
- the LOC107780767 gene encoding DEAD-box ATP-dependent RNA helicase 31; translation: MPFKLLPQLRFFNSTFPVTHFPTMKCNSTLKPKTTPVFSRMFPHKLKYRSIGFPILPAQQLELRRFSSRSGRSRPGSGSGHEVRISKSLIEDEAELSDWVSGLRSDSFKKTQVYSDSDDNDGGRGKFGNRRSGGEERGEKRRRDVDFDDFNGPGRRSGGPMQSNSRNGGRFGSELDGGRSGGRGQMQSNSRNGGRFGNDRGSRNEARGSGGRDRMVSSPRRGRFGSDIGSGSEGRRSGGRDRMESSPRKGGRFGSDIGSGNEGRRSGGRDRMESSQRKGGRFGSEMAGPSDSRRGKGRVGSGYDGDMRGQGGSDRLGRKEGTNMGRGSSTLLDEDDTDNEDEEEEEEEEESGYKGFRDLIDSEEESEESDEDDEVEDGKMFSLEKEDSPRASGPRSTGKSDSHLTETRFDKFPLSPLSLKGVKDAGYETMTVVQEATLPAILKGKDVLAKAKTGTGKTVAFLLPSIEVVVNSPPNTRDQKRPPVLVLVICPTRELATQAATEANTLLKYHPSIGVQVVIGGTRLALEQKRMQANPCQILVATPGRLRDHVENTAGFATRLMGVKVLVLDEADHLLDMGFRKEIEKIISAIPKQRQTLLFSATVPPEVRQICHIALKRDHEFINTVEEGSEETHAQVQQIQLVAPLETHFSLLYALLKEHIADDVNYKVLVFCTTAMVTRLVAELLSELNLNVREIHSRKPQSYRTRVSDEFRKSTGLILVTSDVSARGVDYPDVTFVIQIGVPADRQQYIHRLGRTGRKGKEGQGILLLAPWEEYFLSTIKDLPISKAPVPLIDPETKKKVERALSHIDMKSKETAYQAWLGYYNSNRAIGKDKYRLVELANEFSRTMGLDNPPAIPKLVLGKMGLKNIPGLRSK